In Ramlibacter sp., the sequence CAGCAGCGGGGTGCCCAGGATGTCGCGCACCTGCAGCCGCGTCATGCCGGGCTTGAGCGCCTCGACCTGTTCGCTGGAGACAAAATTACCCTGCACCACCTCGACCTTGTAAGGGGTCAGGCGACCGGCAAAACCGCGCGTGGCGCTGTCAAAGCTGCCGCAGGCCGCCAGCGCCGCGCAGGCGGCCACGGTCACGCCCAGGCAGGCACGGCGGAGGGGAGATGCGGACATGGGTCAGGGTGTAGCGATATGATCGAACCATTGTAGCGGCTTGGTTCCGGCCGGCAGCCCCGCCCCTCCGCAGGAAAGACCCGCATGTCGAACATCGATGAACTCAAGAGCACCGGGCTCAAGGCCACGCTGCCGCGCCTGAAGATCCTGGACGTGTTCCAGAAGGGCGGCCAGCGCCACATGACCGCCGAGGACGTGTTCCGCGTGCTGCTCGAGGAGCGCTCCGATGTGGGCCTGGCCACGGTCTACCGCGTGCTCACGCAGTTCGAGCAGGCCGGCATCCTCAGCCGCAGCCATTTTGAAAGCGGCAAGGCCGTCTACGAGCTCAACGAGGGCCAGCACCATGACCATCTGGTCTGCACCTCGTGCGGCCGGGTCGAGGAGTTCTACGACGCCGAGATCGAGAAGCGGCAGCAGGTGGTCGCCAAGGCCAAGGGCTGGATCCTGCAGGACCACGCGATGTCGCTGTACGGCCTGTGCGGCAACTGCGCGCCGGCCAAGTAGCCCGGCCTCCCAGCCTGGCGCCTCAGAGGCCGTCGGGGTTCTGCTCCATCGCCTTGCGGTGGCGCTCCACGAAATCCTGGTAGGTGTCCACGCCGCGCAGCTGCAGGATGGTGTTGCGCACCGCCGCCTCCACCAGCACGGCGATGTTGCGGCCCGCCACCACCTGGATCACCGCCTTGCGCACCGGAATGCCCAGCACGTCCTGCGTCAGCGGCTCGTAGGGCAGCCGCTCGTACTCGCGCTCCAGCGTTTCGCGGCGCACCAGGTGCACGATCAGCTTCAGGCGCATCTTGCGGCGCACCGCCGTCTCGCCAAAGATGGCGCGGATGTCCAGCAGGCCGATGCCGCGCACCTCGAGCAGGTTCTGCAGCAGTTCGGGGCAACGGCCCTCGATGGTGGTCTGGTTGATGCGGTACAGGTCCACCGCATCGTCGGCCACGAGGCCGTTGCCGCGGGAGATCAGCTCCAGGCCCAGCTCGCTCTTGCCCAGCCCCGACTCGCCGGTGATCATCACGCCCAGGCCCAGGATGTCCATGAACACGCCATGCATCGACGTGCGGTCGGCGAAATGCTTGGACAGGTAGGCGCGCAGCACGTCGATCACGAAGGCCGACGATTCGTGCGTGGCGAACATCGGGATTTGCGCCCGCTCGCACATCGACATCAGCGCATCAGGCGCGGCCTGGCTGTCGGCCAGGATCAGCACGGGCGGCTCCAGCGTGACGATGCGCGCAATGCGCCGGGCACAGTCGTCCGGCGTGGCATTGGTCAGGTAGGCCACCTCGCGCTCGCCAAGGATCTGCACCCGGTAGGGGTGGATGTAGTTGAGGTAGCCCACCAGGTCGGCGCCCGATCGCGCGGCGCGGATGGCCACCTCGTCAAAACGGCGTTCCGAGGCGCCCAGACCGGCGATCCACTCCCAGCGCAACTGGGCGCGGTGGTCCTCGAACAGGACATCAGCACTGACAACGGTGGGTTTCATGCGGCGGGGCCCCAGCCCATGCGGGGCCGGCGGCGGGCATCAGGGAAGCGGCGCGGTCGCCCCGCGCAGGCGCGGCTCAGGCGGGCTGCGCTGACTGCCATGTGGCGATGGTGTTGTGCAGCAGGGCCGCATCCGTCGTCGCCTTGATCTTTTCGCGCAGCGGCGCGTCGCTGAGCAACTCTGCGATTTCCGAGAGGATTTCCAGGTGCTTTTGCGTGGCGGCTTCAGGAACCAGCAGGAAGATCAGCAGGCCCACGGGCTGCTCGTCGGGCGCATCAAAACCAATCGGCTGCGCCAGCCGGAACACCGCGGCCATGGGCGCCTTCAGGCCCTTGATGCGGCCATGGGGAATGGCCACGCCGTGGCCCAGACCGGTGGAACCGAGGCGCTCGCGGGCAAACAGGCTGTCGGTGATCAACGCGCGGCTCAGCCCATACAGGTTTTCAAACAGCAGGCCGGCTTCTTCGAAAGCACGCTTTTTGCTGGTGGCATCAACGCTCACCAAAACTTGAGCGGCAGGCAGGATGGACGCGAGACGGTTCATGGTCGGGTCACGATTATGCACCCCCGGGGGTGCAGTGCAACAAATTGTGTAACAGCGGGGACCGGCGAGCCATGGACATGAAAAAGCCGCCGGCGACCGGCGGCCTGGAAGAAAGGGTTGAGTGTGGCGCCTACATCAAACGCTTGGCGGCGCTGTGGTGGTGGTCCTGCAACCGGTCCTTGTGGCGCACGACCTGCCGGTCGAGCTTGTCGACGAGTTCATCGACGGCGGCATACAGGTCGGCATGCGAGCTTTCGGCGAACAGGTCGCTGCCCTTGACGTGTATGTTGCATTCGGCGCGTTGTCGTCGTTCTTTTTCCTTCTGTTTCTCCACTGTCAGCAGCACCTTGATGTCCACAACCTGGTCAAAGTGCCGGGTAATCCGATCGAGCTTGGTCTTGACGTAACTGTTCAATGCAGGGGTGATTTCGAGATGATGACCGCTGATCGTCAAATTCATGAGTAGCCTCCTGTGCGCTCTGGGTTGATACGGGCCGTCCTGACGGTCGAACGGCCTGCGGACTTGGATTCATGGAAGGTCAATCCACTATGCGCCCGATGCCCCCGAAAAGCAACGGGATTTCCGGCCCATCACGCTTCCAATCGCAACGGCCCGTGACGCACTTGCGCAAGTGATTGAAAAGGCTCAGGTTTTCCCGCGCCCTTGCGACGGGCCGACGATTGCCGCAGCGCGGCGCGGGGTCAAAAAGACACGCCGGCAGTTGCGGCCGGGTCAGGGGCCTTGGTACAGTTCGCCACCCCCATGAGCCTTGCCACCATCGTTCACGCAGGCCTGGTCCGCCCGGATCGGCCCTCCCACGCGCTGGTGCTGATGGGCGGTGGCGCCCGCACGGCCTACCAGGTGGGCGTGCTGCAGGCCCTGGCCGCCATGCTGCGGCTCAAGCCGACGGTGAACCAGACCTTCCCGTTCCAGGTGCTGGTGGGCACCTCGGCCGGCGCGCTCAATGCCGCCTACCTGGCAGGCACCGCCACCTCGGGCCTCGCGGCCTTTGACCAGTTGTCCCAGTTCTGGGGCCGCCTGCGCTCGGCCGACGTGTATTCGCTGCAGGTGTCGCCCTGGGTTCGCGCGAGCAAGTTCCTCGCGGCGCTCAACCTGTGGCGCAACATGCGCGGCATGGGCGCCATCCTCAACACCATGCCGCTGGTGGACACACTGCACCATGCCGTGTCGCTGCCCGGGATCGAGGAGGCGCTGCGCAGCAAGGCGCTGGATGCGGTGGCGGTCACGGCCTCCAGCTACAGCAGCGGCGTGCACTGGACCTTCTGCCACACCTCGGGCGATGCCCGCGCCCAGCCCTGGGACCGGCCCGGCCGGCGCGCCGAATTCCAGCCCCTGACCATCGAGCACCTGATGGCCTCCAGCGCCATCCCCTTCCTGTTTCCCGCGACGCCGCTGTGGGTGGACGGGCGGCGCGAGTACTTTGGCGATGGCTCGATGCGCCAGGTGTCGCCGCTGTCGCCGGCCATGCACCTGGGCGCGCACAAGGTCCTGGTGGTGGGGGTGGGCCAGCCCCAGCGATCCGGGTTCGCCGGCACCGGCGGGCCGGCGCAGCACGCCCCGACCATGGGCGGCATTGCGGGCCATGCCATGGCCAGCGTGTTCCACGACACCCTGCAGGCCGATGTGGAACAGGCCCAGCGCGTGACCCGCACCCTGCACCAGCTGCCCCGCGAAATCGCGGGCGTGCTGCCCTACCGCCCGGTCGAGGTGCTGGCCCTGCAGCCCAGCCAGTCGCTCGATGCGCTGGCGCAAGCCCATGCCGGTGAGCTGCCGCGGTCCATCCGCAACGCACTGGGTGGGCTGGGGGCGCTGCGCGGCGGCGGCGCCCTGGCCAGCTACCTGCTGTTCGAGCCCGGCTTTGTGCAGGCCCTGGTCGCGCTGGGCGAGCAGGACGCCTACGCGCGCAAGAGCGAGTTGCTGGCCTTCTTTTCCGCGCGCTAGTTGCGGCTGGCCCCGTCGCCAGCCGGCGGGGCGGTGCGATAATCGCAGCCTTGCCAGCACGGAGCACCACCTTGGAAAACTACCCCAGTCGGTAGCTTTCAACTCCCAGCACTGAACCGGGGGTTGAAAGCGGTACCTTCTTCCCCCTCGTCTCAGATGCCATCACCAATACGGGAGTGAGCCCATGCTCAACATCTTCACGCTCGCCAACGGCCGGCTCTTCCAGGAAGAGATCGAATCGCTGGAGGAGCTCTCGAAATTCCAGCCCATCTGGGTGGACCTGGAGTCCCCCACGCCCGAGGAAAAGCGCTGGATCAAGCAGTACTACGGCCTGTCCATTCCCGAGGACGCGATGGACGAGGACATCGAGGAGTCCGCCCGCTTCTACGAGGAAGACAACGGCGAACTGCACATCCGCAGCGACTTCCTGATCGCCGACGACGAGGAGCCGCGCACGGTGCGCGTGGCCTTCATCCTGAACCTCATGAACGACTCGCTCAAGAGCAAGGGCGTGCTGTTCTCCATCCACGACGAGGACGTGCCGGTGTTCCGGCTGCTGCGCCTGCGCGCGCGGCGCGCCCCCGGGCTGATCGAGGACGCCAAGGAGGTGCTGCTCAAGCTGTTTGACGCCGACGCCGAGTACTCCGCCGACACGCTGGAGGGCATCTACGACGAGCTTGAAAAGGTCAGCAAGCAGGTGCTGTCGGGCGACGTGACCGACGCGCTGGCCGGCGAGGTGCTGGGCGCGATCGCGCACCAGGAAGACTTGAACGGCCGCATCCGCCGCAACGTCATGGACACCCGCCGCGCCGTGAGCTTCATGATGCGCAGCCGCATGCTCACCGCCGAGCAGTTCGAGGAGGCGCGGCAGATCCTGCGCGACATCGAGTCGCTGGACAACCACACGGCCTTCCTGTTCGACAAGATCAACTTCCTGATGGACGCCACCGTCGGTTTCATCAACATCAACCAGAACAAGATCATCAAGATTTTCTCGGTGGCCAGCGTGGCGCTGCTGCCGCCCACGCTGATCGCGAGCCTGTACGGCATGAATTTCAGGTTCATGCCCGAGCTCAACTGGGCGCTGGGCTACCCGTATGCGCTCACGCTGATGGTGGCCAGTGCCGTGGTGCCCATGTGGTACTTCCGCAAGCGCGGCTGGCTCAAATAAAGCGCGTTTTCAAGCCAAAAAGGCCTGGAGTCCAATACCGGCGGCCACTGCGCGCTCTTCTTTTCATAGCAAACGGAGCAACCGGCTGGTGATGGCGGCCGAGTAGCCACTGGCCACCGCGCGGATGAAGCGCGGAAAGTCCACATGCGCCGCGTCATCGGCGCGGTCAGAGATGGTGCGCACCGCCGCGAACGGCACGCCGTAGTCGTGGCAGACCTGGGCGATGGCCGCGCCCTCCATTTCCACGGCGAGTGCATCGGGCAGCGCCTGCCGCAGCGCCGCGCTTTCCGACGTGGTGGCCACGAAGCGGTCGCCACTGAGCACCAGGCCGCGGTGCAGCCGCGGCGAGCGCAGCGCAAACTCGGCCACGGCATCGACGCCCAGCGCCGCCTGCGGATCGGCCAGCACCTGCGCCGCCGCCTGCGCGAGCAAGGCACTGAGGGCGCCATCGGTGTCAAAGCGGCTGCGGCCATACAGCGGAACCTCGTACTTCGGGAAGATCGGCGAGGCGTCCAGGTCGTGCTGCAGGAAGCTCTCGGCCAGCACCACATCGCCGACCTTCACGCCCTCGCCCAGCCCGCCGGCCACGCCGGTGAAGACAATCCGCTGAACCCCCAGGCGCTCCAGCAGCACCGTGGCCGTGGTGGCCGCGGCCACCTTGCCCACGCGCGACAGCACCACCACCACCTCGCGCCCTTCCAGGTGGCCCTGCCAGAATTCGCGCCCGGCAATCACCCGCTTGTGCTCGTCCGGCATCAGGGCCAGAACGGCGGCCAGTTCCTCGTGCATGGCGCTGACGATGGCCGTGGTCATGAGATGCTCCTTCCCAAAAAAACAAGCCCCGGCGCCGCAAGGCGCCGGGGCGCGCTGGCCCTCACGGGCCAGAGACAGCGGCGTTACTCCTTGATGTCCACGCCGTAGAAATTGTGGCGCCCGAACGGGCTGAGCTTGAAGTCAATGACTTCCTTGCGCACGGGCTTGAGCTGCACGGCGTGGGCGATGGTGAACCAGGGCGCCTGCTCCTTGAAGATCAGCTGGGCCTTCTTGTACAGCGCCTCGCGCTCGGACTGCTTGGAGACCGTCTTGGCCTTGAGGACCAGTTCCTCGAACGGCTGGTAGCAGAACTTGGCCACGTTGGAGCCGTTGCCCTTGGCCGACTCGCAACCCAGCAGGGTGTAGAGGAAGTTGTCCGGGTCGCCGTTGTCGCCGGTCCAGCCCAGCATGCCCATCTGGTGCTCGCCGGCCTGCATGCGCTTGCGGTACTCGCCCCACTCAAAGCTCTTGATCTCGGCCTTGACGCCGATCTTGGCCAGGTCGGCCTGCATCAGCTCGGCAATGCGCTTGGCATTGGGGTTGTAGGGGCGCTGCACCGGCATGGCCCACAGGTCGGTGGTCATGCCATCGGGGAAGCCCGCGGCGGCCAGCAGCTTCTTGGCCGCGGCGGGGTCATACGGGTCGTCCTTGACCGCGTCGTTGTACGACCACATCGTGGGCGGAATCGGGTTCTTGGCCGCCACGCCCGTGCTGAGGTACACGCCGTCGATGATGGCCTGCTTGTTGATGGCCATGCTCATGGCCTTGCGCACGCGCACATCGTCAAACGGCTTCTTCTGGGTGTTGAAGGCAAGGTAGCCCACATTCAGGCCGGCCTGCTCGAGCACCTGCACGTTCGGGTCCTTGCGGATGGCGTCCAGGTCGGCCGGGTTCGGGTAGGGCATGACATGGCATTCGCCCTTTTGCAGCTTGGCCCAGCGCACAGAGGCGTCGGGCGTGATCGAGTAGACGAGGTCGTCGATCTTGGCCTTGCCGCCCCAGTACTGCGGGAAGGCCTTGTAGCGGATCACGGCGTCCTTCTGGTACTGCACCAGGTAGAACGGGCCGGTGCCGATGGGCTCCTGGTCGATCTTCTCGGGCGTGCCGGCCTTGAGCATGGCGTCGGCGTACTCCTTGGACTGGACCGCGGCGTACGGCATGGCCAGGTTGGACAGGAAGGGCGCCTCGGGCTTCTCGAGCGTGATCTTGACGGTGTAGTCATCCACCTTCTCGACCGACTTGAGCAGCTTGGGCATGCCCATGTCGTTGAAGTAGGAGTGGTTGGGGCTGGTGACCTTGTAATACGGGTTGGCTTCCTTCCACTGGCGCTCGAAGCCGAAGATCACGTCGTCGGCGTTGAAGTCGCGCGTGGTCTTGAAGGCGCGGTGGCTGTGCCACTTCACGCCCTTGCGCAGGTGAAAGACATACTCCTTGCCGTCGGCGGAAATCTCCCACTTTTCGGCCAGGCCGGGCACCACGCGGGTGCCGCCGCGCTCGAACTCGACGATGCGGTTGTAGATGGGCTCGTTGCCGTCAAACGAGGTGCCCGTGGTGTTGATGCCGGGGTAGAAATTCTCGGGGCTGCCCTCCGAGCAGAACACCAGCGTCTTGGCGCCCACGCCCGCGGCGGCCGCCAGGGCCAGGACAGCGATCGCAACCTGTTTGCGACGGGGAATCAGCTTCATTTCAAAACTCCTGTGGAGAAGGTTAATTTGGGTGAGCGGAGCGTGACGCATTATTCGGGCCCACGGATTCGGGAAAACCCGATTCGAGAAATTGTGTGGAGAAGTGACATGCCACGAGCCGCTCATCCACCATTTGCGGCGCGGGTCGCTCCGCGTGGCAACGCGCCACGGCGTAGGGGCAGCGGGTCGAGAACACGCAGCCCGCGGGCGGGCTCAGCGGCGAAGGCAATTCGCCCTGCAGCACGATGCGCTGCACCGAACGAGGGCCCACGCCCGGCGTGGACGCCAGCAGCGCCTGGGTGTAGGGGTGCAGGGGGCGCGCGAATATCCGGCCCTTGGCGCCCTGCTCCATCACATGGCCCAGGTACATCACGAGCACGTCGTGCGCAATGTGGCGCACCACCGCCAGATCATGCGAAATGAACAGGTAAGCCAGCTTGAACTGCGCCTGCAGGTCGGCCAGCAGGTTCAGCACCTGCGCCTGGATCGACACATCCAGCGCCGACACCGGCTCGTCGGCCACCAGCAGCTTGGGGTTGAGCATGAGCGCGCGCGCGATCGCGATGCGCTGGCGCTGGCCGCCCGAGAACATGTGCGGGTAACGGTTGGCGTATTCGGGCCGCAAGCCCACCTGCACCAGCATGGCGCGGGAGCGCTCGGCACGCTCGGCCGCGCTGAGCCCCGTATTGATGCGCAGCGGGTCTTCCAGCACGGCGCTGACCTTCTTGCGCGGGTTCAGCGAACCATAGGGGTTCTGGAACACCAGCTGCACTGCCTGCCGCAGGCGGCGCCGGTCGGCCGCCGGGGTGTTGACCGCGTCGCTGCCGTCCAGCGAGAGGCTGCCCCCGGTGGGCTTCTCGATCAGCGAGACCATGCGCGCGAGCGTGGATTTGCCGCATCCTGATTCGCCCACCACCGCCAGCGTCTTGCCGGCCTCGATGCTGAACGACACGCCCCCCACGGCCTGCAGCTGCGCCGGCGCGCGCAGGAAACCGCGGCGGATGGCGTAGACGCGGCGCAGGTCGTGCGCTTCAACCACCACGGTCATGTCGCAACCTCCGACGCCTGGCCCGCCATCAACGGGCCGTCGCGCTCCCGGGACTCCTCGCGCTGCGGGTCGCCCAGCGGGTAATGGCAGCGGACCTGGCCGCCCTGCCAGGCCCGCAGCTCGGGGCGCAGGGCCTCGCAATGCGCGGTGGCATGGGCGCAGCGCGGCGCAAACAGGCAGCCCGCGGGCCGGTCAAACACCCCTGGCACCACACCGGGGATGGTGGCCAGCCGCCCACCCTCGGTCCCCCGCTCGGGCAGGGCCGAGAGCAGGGCCTCGGTGTAGGGGTGCTGCGGGCTGGCAAAGAGGTCGGCCACGGCCTGCTGCTCCACCACCTGGCCCGCGTACATCACCGCCACGCGCTGCGCCATCTCGCTGACCACGCCCATGTTGTGCGTGATCAGCACCAGCGCCATGCCGCGCTCCTTCTGCAGGCCGCGCAGCAGATCGAGAATCTGCGCCTGGATGGTCACGTCCAGCGCCGTGGTCGGCTCGTCGGCAATCAGCAGGCGCGGATTGCAGGCAATCGCCATGGCAATCATCACGCGCTGGTTCATGCCGCCCGACATCTGGTGCGGGTAGTCATTGAGCCGGCTCGCGGCGGCCGGAATGCCCACCTGCTCCAGCAGCTCAATGGCCTGGCGCCGGGCACCGGCCTTGTCCAGCGGCAGGTGCAGGCGCAGCGTCTCCATCAGCTGGTAGCCCACCGTGAAACAGGGGTTCAGGCTGGTGGTGGGCTCCTGGAAGATCATGGCCAGGTCCTTGCCGACGAGACGGCGGCGCTCCCTATCGCTGAGCGCCAGCAGGTCGTGGCCCGCGAAGCGCAGTGTTTTGGCTCGCACCCGGCCCGGGTAGCCGATCAGCCCCATAAGCGCCATCATGGTCACGCTCTTGCCCGAACCCGATTCGCCCACCACGCCCAGCACCTCGCCCTCGGCAAGGGTCAGGCTGACGCCCTCCACCGCATGCATCACACGGCCCTGCGTGGGGAATTCCACGTAGAGGTCTTCGATTTCCAGCAGGGGGGGATTCATCGCTTCAGTTTCGGGTCCAGCGCATCGCGCAGGCCGTCGCCCATGAGGTTGAAGGCCAGCACCGCCAGCAGGATGGCCAGGCCCGGGAAGGTGACGACCCACCAGGCGCGCAGCACGAATTCGCGCGCATCGGCCAGCATGGTGCCCCACTCGGGAGAAGGCGGCTGCGCCCCCAGGCCCAGAAAGCCCAGCGCCGCGGCATCAAGGATGGCGGTGGACACGCCCAGCGAGGCCTGCACGATCAGCGGCGCCGCGCAATTGGGCAGCACCTCGCTGAACATCAGGCGCAGCGTGCCCGCGCCGCTGATGCGCGCCGCGGTCACGTAGTCCCGCGAGACCTCGGCGATCACGGCGGCGCGGGTGATGCGCACGTAGTGCGGCAGCACCACCACGGCCACGGCCAGCATGGCATTCATCAGGCCCGGGCCGAGGATGGCCACGATCACAATCGCCAGCAACAGGCTGGGCAGGGTCAGGATGATGTCCATGATGCGCATGATGGCGATCTCGGTCACGCCGCGCGCGAAGCCCGCCACCAGCCCCAGCGCAATGCCGGCCGCCACCGAAATCAACACCACCGCCAGCCCGATCGACAGCGACAGCCGCGCGCCATGGATCAGGCGCGAGAGGATGTCGCGGCCGATGGCGTCGGTGCCCAGCAGGTACTCGGCCGAGCCACCAGCCTGCCAGGCCGGCGGCTTGAGGAACACCGCGCTGTTGGTCTGGTCGGGCAGATGCGGCGCCAGCCAGGGCGCAAACAGTGCCACCAGCAGCAGCGAAACCACCACCACCAGACCCGCCACCGCCCCCTTGTTGGCCGAGAAGGCAATCCAGAACTCGCGCAGCGGCCCGGGCGGTGCGTCGGAGTGGCCCAGCCCTTCGAGGGCAACCGCGGAACCGGCTTCGCCGGGCCGCTGGTTGCGCCCCCTTGAGGGGGAGTCGCCGGAGGCGCTTCGGGGAGGAGTCATCTTCTGATGCGGGGGTTGATGATGCCGTAGGTCAGGTCCACCAGCAGGTTGACCACCATGACCACCACGCCCAGCAGCAGCATGCCGCCCTGCAGCACCGGGTAGTCGCGCCGGTTGATGGCCTCGATCAGCCACTTGCCCACGCCGGGCCAGGAAAAGATGGTCTCGGTCAGGATGGCGCCAGTGAACAGCACTCCCACCTGCAGCCCGATCACGGTGACCACCGGGATCAGCGCATTGCGCAGCGCGTGCACGCCCACCACGCGCAGCGGCGGCAGCCCCTTGGCCCGGGCCGTGCGGATGTAGTCCTCGCCCAGCACCTCGAGCATGGCCGAGCGCGTCATGCGCGCCACCACCGCCAGCGGGTTGGTGCCCAGCACAATGGTGGGCAGGATCAAATGCTTCACGGTGGACCAGAAGGCCCCCTTGTCGCCGGAGATCAGCGAGTCAATGAGCAGGAAACCCGTGGTCGGCTCGATGAAGTACTGCACCGAGATGCGGCCCGACACCGGCGTCCAGCCCAGCTGCACCGAAAAGAACAGGATCAGCAGCAGGCCCCACCAGAAGATGGGCATGGAGTAGCCGGTGAGCGAGGTCGCCATGACACCGTGGTCGAACACCGAATTGCGCTTGACCGCGGCAATGATCCCGGCCGGGATGCCCAGCAGCAGCGCGAACAGGATGGCGCACAGCGCCAGCTCGATGGTGGCCGGGAACAGCGTCAGGAACTCGCGGATCACCGGCGTCTGGGTGATGATGGACTTGCCCAGGTCGCCCTGCAGCACGCGCCCGATGTAGATGCCGTACTGCACCAGCACGGGCTTGTCCAGGCCGTATGCCTTGAGCAGCGTCGCGTGCCGTTCGGCGTCGATGCCGCGCTCGCCCGCCAGCGTTTCGATCGGGTCCCCCGGCACCAGCCGGATCAGGAAGAACGCCAGCAGCGTCATCCCGAAGAATGTCGGGATGACCAGCGAAAGCCGCGTCAGGATGAAACGGAACATGGCGCCGTCATGCAAGAAAAGGGCCCGGACATGTCACACGCCGCAGCGCACCAAGCCTGCCGTGTTACTTCTTGTCGCGCAGTTCACGGCGCAGGATCTTGCCCACGGGGGTCTTGGGCAGGTCGGTGCGGAACTCCACGATCTTGGGCTGCTTGTAACCCGTGAGGTTGGCCTTGCAATAGTCGCGCACCTGCGCCTCGGTCAGGTCAGGGTTCTTCTTGACGATGACGAGCTTGACAGCCTCGCCCGACTTGTCGTCGGCCACGCCCACCGCGGCGCATTCCAGGACGCCCTCGAGCCTGGCCACCACGTCTTCCACCTCGTTGGGGTAGACGTTGAAGCCGCTGACCAGGATCATGTCCTTCTTGCGGTCCACGATCTTGAAGAAGCCATGCTCGTCCATGGTGCCGATGTCACCGGACTTGAAGAAACCGTCAGGCGTCATGACCTTGGCGGTCTCATCGGGGCGCTGCCAGTAGCCGGCCATGACCTGCGGGCCCTTGATGGCGATTTCACCGGGCTGGCCCATGGGCACTTCGTTGCCGTCATCGTCCAGCAGCTTGAACCAGGTGCTGGGCAGCGGCACGCCGATGGTGCCTGTGTACTCGGTGCTGGTGGTCGGGTTGCAGCTGGCCGACGGGCTGGTCTCGGACAGGCCATAGCCCTCGCAGATCGGGCAGCCGGTCTTGTCCAGCCAGAGCTTGGCCACGGCGCCCTGCACCGCCATGCCACCGCCCACCGAGATCTTCAGGTGGCTCCAGTCCACGGTGTTGAAGTCCGGGTGGTTGGCCAGGCCGTTGAACAGCGTGTTGACCGCGGGGAAGCTGTGGATGGTGTGCTTGGACAGCTCCTTGAGCACGGCCGGCAGGTCACGCGGGTTGGGAATCAGGATGAGCTTGCCGCCCGTGCGCACGGACAGCATCATGCCCACCGTGAACGCGAAGATGTGGTACAGCGGCAGCGCGCAGACGCTGGTGGACTGTTCGCCGGCCGGCACCTTCTTCATGACCGGCTCGTTCCAGGCCTCGGACTGCAGCACGT encodes:
- a CDS encoding PTS sugar transporter subunit IIA; translation: MNRLASILPAAQVLVSVDATSKKRAFEEAGLLFENLYGLSRALITDSLFARERLGSTGLGHGVAIPHGRIKGLKAPMAAVFRLAQPIGFDAPDEQPVGLLIFLLVPEAATQKHLEILSEIAELLSDAPLREKIKATTDAALLHNTIATWQSAQPA
- a CDS encoding ABC transporter substrate-binding protein, with amino-acid sequence MKLIPRRKQVAIAVLALAAAAGVGAKTLVFCSEGSPENFYPGINTTGTSFDGNEPIYNRIVEFERGGTRVVPGLAEKWEISADGKEYVFHLRKGVKWHSHRAFKTTRDFNADDVIFGFERQWKEANPYYKVTSPNHSYFNDMGMPKLLKSVEKVDDYTVKITLEKPEAPFLSNLAMPYAAVQSKEYADAMLKAGTPEKIDQEPIGTGPFYLVQYQKDAVIRYKAFPQYWGGKAKIDDLVYSITPDASVRWAKLQKGECHVMPYPNPADLDAIRKDPNVQVLEQAGLNVGYLAFNTQKKPFDDVRVRKAMSMAINKQAIIDGVYLSTGVAAKNPIPPTMWSYNDAVKDDPYDPAAAKKLLAAAGFPDGMTTDLWAMPVQRPYNPNAKRIAELMQADLAKIGVKAEIKSFEWGEYRKRMQAGEHQMGMLGWTGDNGDPDNFLYTLLGCESAKGNGSNVAKFCYQPFEELVLKAKTVSKQSEREALYKKAQLIFKEQAPWFTIAHAVQLKPVRKEVIDFKLSPFGRHNFYGVDIKE
- a CDS encoding HPr kinase/phosphorylase, with product MKPTVVSADVLFEDHRAQLRWEWIAGLGASERRFDEVAIRAARSGADLVGYLNYIHPYRVQILGEREVAYLTNATPDDCARRIARIVTLEPPVLILADSQAAPDALMSMCERAQIPMFATHESSAFVIDVLRAYLSKHFADRTSMHGVFMDILGLGVMITGESGLGKSELGLELISRGNGLVADDAVDLYRINQTTIEGRCPELLQNLLEVRGIGLLDIRAIFGETAVRRKMRLKLIVHLVRRETLEREYERLPYEPLTQDVLGIPVRKAVIQVVAGRNIAVLVEAAVRNTILQLRGVDTYQDFVERHRKAMEQNPDGL
- the corA gene encoding magnesium/cobalt transporter CorA, with product MLNIFTLANGRLFQEEIESLEELSKFQPIWVDLESPTPEEKRWIKQYYGLSIPEDAMDEDIEESARFYEEDNGELHIRSDFLIADDEEPRTVRVAFILNLMNDSLKSKGVLFSIHDEDVPVFRLLRLRARRAPGLIEDAKEVLLKLFDADAEYSADTLEGIYDELEKVSKQVLSGDVTDALAGEVLGAIAHQEDLNGRIRRNVMDTRRAVSFMMRSRMLTAEQFEEARQILRDIESLDNHTAFLFDKINFLMDATVGFININQNKIIKIFSVASVALLPPTLIASLYGMNFRFMPELNWALGYPYALTLMVASAVVPMWYFRKRGWLK
- a CDS encoding patatin-like phospholipase family protein, whose amino-acid sequence is MSLATIVHAGLVRPDRPSHALVLMGGGARTAYQVGVLQALAAMLRLKPTVNQTFPFQVLVGTSAGALNAAYLAGTATSGLAAFDQLSQFWGRLRSADVYSLQVSPWVRASKFLAALNLWRNMRGMGAILNTMPLVDTLHHAVSLPGIEEALRSKALDAVAVTASSYSSGVHWTFCHTSGDARAQPWDRPGRRAEFQPLTIEHLMASSAIPFLFPATPLWVDGRREYFGDGSMRQVSPLSPAMHLGAHKVLVVGVGQPQRSGFAGTGGPAQHAPTMGGIAGHAMASVFHDTLQADVEQAQRVTRTLHQLPREIAGVLPYRPVEVLALQPSQSLDALAQAHAGELPRSIRNALGGLGALRGGGALASYLLFEPGFVQALVALGEQDAYARKSELLAFFSAR
- a CDS encoding 5'-methylthioadenosine/adenosylhomocysteine nucleosidase — its product is MTTAIVSAMHEELAAVLALMPDEHKRVIAGREFWQGHLEGREVVVVLSRVGKVAAATTATVLLERLGVQRIVFTGVAGGLGEGVKVGDVVLAESFLQHDLDASPIFPKYEVPLYGRSRFDTDGALSALLAQAAAQVLADPQAALGVDAVAEFALRSPRLHRGLVLSGDRFVATTSESAALRQALPDALAVEMEGAAIAQVCHDYGVPFAAVRTISDRADDAAHVDFPRFIRAVASGYSAAITSRLLRLL
- the raiA gene encoding ribosome-associated translation inhibitor RaiA, translated to MNLTISGHHLEITPALNSYVKTKLDRITRHFDQVVDIKVLLTVEKQKEKERRQRAECNIHVKGSDLFAESSHADLYAAVDELVDKLDRQVVRHKDRLQDHHHSAAKRLM
- the fur gene encoding ferric iron uptake transcriptional regulator is translated as MSNIDELKSTGLKATLPRLKILDVFQKGGQRHMTAEDVFRVLLEERSDVGLATVYRVLTQFEQAGILSRSHFESGKAVYELNEGQHHDHLVCTSCGRVEEFYDAEIEKRQQVVAKAKGWILQDHAMSLYGLCGNCAPAK